A single Primulina eburnea isolate SZY01 chromosome 11, ASM2296580v1, whole genome shotgun sequence DNA region contains:
- the LOC140805075 gene encoding NADH dehydrogenase [ubiquinone] 1 alpha subcomplex subunit 8-B-like, translating into MASGSDVAGNPVPTSSVLMAAAKHIGTRCRGENVAFLKCKKDDPNPEKCLDKGRQVTQCVLHLLRDLHQSCNKELDSYAGCMYYHTNEFELCRKEQAEFEKACPL; encoded by the exons ATGGCGAGCGGCTCAGATGTGGCAGGAAATCCAGTCCCGACATCTTCCGTGTTGATGGCAGCTGCCAAACACATCGGAACTAGGTGCCGTGGCGAGAATGTAGCATTTTTGAAGTGCAAGAAGGATGATCCTAACCCTGAGAAATGCCTTGACAAAGGACGTCAAGTTACGCAATGTGTTCTTCACTT GCTTAGAGATCTTCACCAGAGTTGCAACAAAGAATTAGATTCATATGCTGGGTGCATGTATTACCACACGAATGAATTCGAACTTTGTCGCAAAGAGCAAGCTGAGTTTGAGAAAGCCTGCCCCTTGTGA
- the LOC140804338 gene encoding uncharacterized protein: protein MVVTGNDPLESFFNSIQVFKSAFLPIESNFRKVVSCFHEVSENGNLNNSNNNNDVELVVAPLNVKRKSSASVDQHMVVKVDERKGIFTENCANGVCNNDRVGVEDMNVHSSKKGVKQRFGSDDREKENWKCFHIEVAWAFLINGFVQGIPTPFKSGKTWTQKSRRDSSCCDESGAQVEAKPRVASEIKQQESKVKEGKDLSFDYFIGIMFDQLSHLPKFDGGFPEHECANADHETSIPLINQFDHFKALASILEGKTADVNGFLGNLKFARVGGVPSGIVEVPSVKDVGDDGVCNDANQLDNNNGGTSLQKVSTGLLSIPLSNVERLRSTLSTVSFTELIELLPQIGRSSKEDHPDKKKLFSVQDFFRYTEAEGRRFFQELDRDGDGQVTMEDLEVAMRKRKLPKRYAHEFMRRARSQLFSKSFGWKQFLSLVEQKEPTILRAYTSLCLSKSGTLQKSEILASLKNAGLPANEDNAVAMMRFLNADAEESISYGHFRNFMLLLPSDRLQEDPRSIWFEAATVVAVPPPVELPAGSVLKSALAGGLSSALSTSFLYPVDTIKTRVQASTLTFSEVISNLPQLGVRGFYRGSIPAILGQFSSHGLRTGIFEASKLVLINVAPTLPELQVQSIASFCSTFLGTAVRIPCEVLKQRLQAGLFENVGEAIVGTLQQDGLKGFFRGTGATLFREVPFYVAGMGLYAESKKAVQKLLERELEPWETIAVGALSGGLAAVVTTPFDVMKTRMMTAPPGRPITISMVALSILQHDGPLGLFKGAVPRFFWIAPLGAMNFAGYELTRKAMVKNEEAGEPVVQK from the exons ATGGTTGTGACAGGGAATGACCCGCTGGAGTcattttttaattcaattcagGTTTTTAAGAGTGCTTTTTTGCCCATTGAATCCAATTTTCGTAAGGTTGTGAGTTGCTTTCATGAGGTTTCAGAAAATGGAAATCtgaataatagtaataataacAATGATGTAGAGCTAGTGGTAGCTCCGTTAAATGTGAAAAGAAAGAGTAGTGCGAGTGTTGATCAACATATGGTGGTTAAAGTTGATGAGAGGAAAGGGATTTTTACGGAAAATTGCGCCAATGGTGTGTGTAATAATGATAGAGTTGGGGTTGAGGATATGAATGTCCATTCGTCGAAGAAAGGGGTGAAGCAGAGATTTGGAAGTGATGATCGTGAGAAAGAAAATTGGAAATGCTTTCACATCGAGGTGGCATGGGCGTTTTTGATTAATGGATTTGTTCAGGGAATCCCAACCCCATTCAAATCTGGGAAAACATGGACACAGAAGAGTCGCAGGGATAGTTCTTGTTGTGATGAGTCAGGAGCGCAAGTGGAAGCAAAACCAAGAGTTGCTAGTGAAATCAAGCAGCAGGAGTCAAAGGTTAAAGAAGGAAAAGATTTGTCTTTTGACTATTTTATAGGGATaatgtttgatcagttgagtcATTTGCCGAAGTTTGATGGGGGTTTTCCAGAACATGAGTGTGCGAATGCTGATCACGAAACTTCGATCCCTCTCATTAACCAGTTTGACCACTTTAAAGCACTTGCCAGTATTTTAGAAGGTAAAACGGCAGATGTGAATGGATTTTTGGGAAACTTGAAGTTTGCACGAGTTGGAGGTGTGCCATCTGGTATTGTTGAAGTGCCTTCTGTAAAGGATGTGGGGGATGATGGAGTTTGTAATGATGCTAATCAGCTAGATAATAATAATGGAGGTACTTCTCTACAAAAGGTGTCAACTGGGTTGCTAAGTATTCCACTATCCAATGTTGAGCGATTGAGATCCACTCTATCTACTGTCTCGTTTACAGAATTAATTGAGCTTCTACCTCAGATAGGTAGGTCTTCAAAAGAAGACCACCCTGACAAAAAGAAACTTTTCTCAGTCCAGGATTTCTTCAGGTATACAGAAGCTGAAG gAAGGAGGTTTTTCCAGGAGTTGGATCGAGATGGAGATGGACAAGTTACAATGGAAGATCTTGAAGTTGCTATGAGAAAAAGGAAACTGCCAAAGAGATATGCTCACGAATTTATGCGCCGTGCTAGAAGTCAGTTGTTCTCGAAATCTTTTGGTTGGAAACAATTTTTATCCTTGGTGGAACAGAAAGAACCAACAATACTTCGTGCTTACACCAGTCTCTGTTTGAGCAAGTCCGGGACTTTACAGAAAAGTGAGATCTTGGCATCACTGAAGAATGCAGGACTCCCAGCGAATGAAGATAATGCTGTTGCCATGATGCGTTTCCTGAATGCCGATGCTGAGGAATCGATATCTTATGGGCATTTCAggaattttatgctattgctccCATCAGACCGACTTCAAGAAGACCCACG AAGTATCTGGTTTGAAGCTGCGACGGTGGTGGCTGTTCCTCCGCCAGTAGAATTACCTGCCGGAAGTGTTTTAAAATCAGCATTGGCTGGAGGGCTTTCTTCTGCATTGTCTACATCTTTCCTGTATCCAGTTGACACAATTAAG ACACGGGTGCAAGCTTCAACCCTTACCTTCTCAGAAGTTATATCAAATCTTCCTCAACTTGGAGTCCGAGGATTTTATAGAGGGTCCATTCCAGCTATATTAGGTCAATTTTCAAG CCATGGTTTGCGAACGGGAATTTTCGAAGCAAGCAAGCTTGTTTTAATAAACGTTGCACCTACACTTCCAGAATTACAG GTTCAATCTATAGCATCATTCTGCAGCACATTTTTGGGAACTGCGGTTCGGATACCTTGTGAGGTGCTGAAGCAAAGGCTGCAAGCTGGTCTATTTGAAAATGTAGGGGAAGCCATTGTCGGAACGTTGCAGCAAGATGGTCTCAAGGGGTTTTTCCGTGGTACTGGTGCAACCCTCTTCCGCGAGGTTCCATTTTATGTTGCAGGCATGGGCCTCTATGCTGAGTCAAAGAAG GCTGTCCAGAAGCTTTTAGAACGAGAACTTGAGCCTTGGGAAACAATCGCAGTCGGAGCTTTATCCGGAGGGCTTGCTGCTGTCGTAACAACTCCATTTGATGTTATGAAGACAAGAATGATGACTGCTCCTCCAGGGCGACCTATAACAATATCAATGGTAGCCCTCTCTATTTTACAACATGACGGGCCCCTTGGACTATTCAAAGGAGCTGTGCCTCGATTCTTTTGGATTGCTCCATTAGGCGCCATGAACTTTGCTGGTTATGAGCTCACTAGAAAAGCGATGGTCAAAAACGAGGAAGCTGGCGAACCAGTTGTGCAGAAGTAG